The region ATAAGCCTGAACAATCTTTTTGAAGATCTCCTCATTCTCTCTGTTGAGATCGGGATGGTACTTTTTAGCCTTCTCTCTGAACGCTTTTTTTATCTCTTCAGGGGTGGCATCTCTTCCCACCCCAAGTATTCTGTAAAAATCCATTTATGTTATCTCTTCCCTTTCCTCAGGTGGGATTGCAACAACAACCTTGGCAGGTCTTAAAACCCTTCCCCTGTATCTGTAGCCTGTCTGGATAACCTTCACTATCTCGTTAGGTTTATACTCCTTTGATACAACAGTTTCAACAGCCTCATGTTCAAGGGGATTAAACTCCCCTGTTGTTTCTATCTTTTCTATACCGTGATCTTTCAGAAATTTAACAAGCTGGTAATGGATCATCTGGACGCCTTTTATAAGTGCATTTATATCAGTTGCTGTTTTCGCACTCTCAAGAGCCTTCTCAAAGTTATCAACTATCTCCATAAATCCTTTTGCTATCTTTACAATTCCTTCCTCTTTTGCCTCTTCCTTTTCCTTTCTTACCCTTATTTTGTAGTCCTCAAACTCTTTCTGGAGATTCTGGTAAAGCATGCTAAGTTTTTTTGCAGCCTCTTCAGTTTTCTCAAGTTTTTTTCTCAGATTTTCAATCTCTTCCTCAAGTTTTTTTATCTTTTCCTCTTTCTCTTCCTCTTTTACCTGAACTTCCTGTTCCTTTTTCTCTTCGCTCATATATATGGAAACCTCCTCATACTTATTTTTCTAAAAATATATTCTTGATCATCCAGTTTTTCAATCAGAGGAAAACCTCTTCACCAAATGCTGTAAGGTCTATAAACTCATCTGCAACCTCAATAAGCTCTTTTGCTGCTGTCTGTTTAAAAGCTGCTATCTCAACCTTAACACCTTTTGTATGGAGATATCTGACAAGATCAGCAAAATCACCATCACCACTTGCGAGAACGGCAACATCTATCTTTTCTGCAAGGGATATAGCATCCATAGCAATTCCCATATCCCAGTCAGCCTTTATTGTTGTCCATAAATTTCCATACTCATCAAGTCTTTTAAATATCTTTGGTTCTTTCACCCTTACCTGATAGCCAATATGTTTGAGAGTGTTAATAAAACCTTTCTGGTCAACACCCTGAAGTTTAACAAGGTATGCTATTGCCCTTACAAGAACTCTACCATTCAAAACTTTATCAAGAACGCTCTCAAAATTTACCTTTCTGTTAAATGAGTCTCTTGCCGAGTAGTAAAGGTTCTGTATATCAAGGAAGACAGCTACCCTCTGATTTTTATAAAGATTTCTGAGTTTTTCATCTGAGTACATAAGATCTCCTGTTTCTATTTAATATAAAGTTGTTGTAGATATAATTATATATTAAACTAAAAGTCTGAATAATTTAAAATCTTACAGGAGGTGATTTATGATGTCCAAAACAGCTATAAGAGCACAGAGATTTATGATGGGTACTCTTCTCATTATAGCTATGCTTCTCGTTAATACAGGTTATGACTGGGGAAAGTATATAGTTTACTTTATAATATTTATGCTTTATCTATCAGCATTTACAGGTTTCTGTCCATCTGATGCTGTTTTTGAGAAACTTTTTGGTAAAAGAAGGGATTAATGAGATTTTTACATCTAAGTGATACACATCTTGGATATAACCAGTACGGACTTTTTGAGAGGGGGAAGGACTTTTTTGATGCTTTCAATGAGGCTGTAGAGATAGCCATTGAAAGGGATGTTGATTTTGTTATCCATACAGGTGATTTCTTCCATTCATCAAGACCCTCAAACAGGGTTATAGTAGAGGCTATAAATATACTTTCACGTCTGAAGGACAGAAATATACCATTCTTTACCATATCTGGAAATCATGATAGGGGGAGTAATGTAAAGGATATATCCCCTTTAAATATACTCCAGACATCTGGTCTTACAGTTGTTGATCAGAGAGTTGTTGAACATGAAGGTGTTTTTATATCAGGAATAAAGTATGTCTCTAAAGCAGGATTGAGACATCTTGGAGGTCTGAAGGAGAGTATAAACAGGCTTCTGGATCAGACAGGGAATGGTTTTAAGATTCTTATGCTCCATCAGGAGTTTTACCCATTTTTTCCTGAATCTGAGCTGTATCTCTCTGAGGAGATACCTGAAGGCTTTGATTATGTTGGTATAGGCCACTACCATATAGCTCAGGAACCTACCGAGATCAATAAAGCTGTTATTGTTCAGTCAGGCTCAACGGAGTTTACAGCGTATCATGAGTCTGAGGAAAAAAAAGAGAAAGGTGTTTATCTTGTTGAGGTTGATAGAGAGATAAAGGCTGAGTTTATAAAATTAAGGAGTTTAAGACCTTTTATCTCGGTCAGATTAGATGAGGACTCTCTTGATGATCTCATAAGGGATTTAAAGGAGAAGGTTGAGAAGATAGCTTCCTCAAGTGATAAAAATGCTGTCGTCATATTCAAAGGCATATTAAGAAAATCAGGTGTTAAGGATATACTCAAAATACTTGAAGATTACGGATTAAAGGCGGGTTCAGATCAGATCTTACATTTTAACTTTAATATAACAAGGGAGATCCAGTTACAGGATGAGAGCTTTATACTGGAAAATGAGGAGAAGCTTATCTCTGAAGAGCTTAAAAAGATTATAGGAGATAAGGATCTTTACAGCAGTGTAAAGGAGGTTATAGATCATCTCAGATCCTTTGAAAGTATAGATGATGCAAAAAAATATCTGAAGGAAAATCCGGATTTACTGGAGCTTTGAGATGGAGTATAGAAATTTAGGAAGGTCTGGTTTAAAGGTTTCTGTAATCTCCATTGGAGCTATGACTTTTACAGAAAAAGGATGGCGTTCTGCTGGAACAATGAGCTTTTCAGAGATACAGAGGGTTGTTGATTATGCCATTGATCATGGTGTAAATCTTTTTGACACAGCTGATATATACGCTTTTGGAGAGTCTGAAACCTTACTTGGAAAAGCACTTGGAAACAGGAAGAATGATGTTATTATAGCCACTAAAGTAAGGGGTGTTATGGATGAAAACGATCCAAACAGAAGAGGACTGTCAAGGTACCATATAATCAGATCCTTAGATGAGAGCCTTAAAAGACTTGGAAGGGATTATATAGATATATACCAGTTACACTGGTGGGACAATCACACACCTATTGAAGAGACACTTGAAACACTCAACGATCTTGTTAGAGAAGGGAAGGTAAGATATATAGGGTTATCAGATTTTGCTGGATGGCAGATAGCAAGATCTGTATCAATACAGGAGATGAGAGGCTGGTCAAGGTTTATCTCTGCCCAGATGTACTACTCACTACTTGGAAGGGATATTGAGTTTGAGGTTGTTCCTGCATGTCAGGAATCAGGCCTTGGTCTTATGATATGGAGTGCCTTAGCTGGAGGTTTTCTGACAGGTAAGTACAGCAGAGATAGTGGTATTCCATCTGATGGAAGATATGCAAGGATGGAAAGGCCTTTTTTAAGATTTGATATGGAAAAAGGTTATTTTGTTGTAGATGAGCTCAGAAAGATAGCTGAGAAGTACAACGCAACAGTTTCACAGGTTGCACTTAACTGGGTAAAATCAAAACCTTTTGTCAGTTCAATAATAATCGGTGTTCGTTCATTAGATCAGCTTAAGGACAATCTGGGATCTGTAGAGTGGGATCTTTCTGAAGAGGATATAGAATACCTTGATCAGATAACACAGCCTGTTAGACCATACCCACAGTGGTTTCTTGATATGTTTGCAGATCTTTAAATAGGATTTTAAATTAAATTAAAAACGGACTGTTATGGAAAGAAAACTAAAGATTCTGCTTGATTACTCCTCTAAGATCGCTAATGAGAAAGATCTGAGAAATGTTCTCCTTTTCTTAACAGATCTCGCAAAGGAGATAATGGAAGCTGATAGATGCAGTATATTTCTTTACGATGATCAGAAAAAAACTTTATGGACTATTGTTGCCCACGGTGTTGACAGGATTGAGATAGATGCTGATAAAGGGATTGCAGGGTATGTTTTCAGAACAGGCGAGATCTTAAATATACCGGACGCTTACAAAGATCCAAGGTTTGACAGAGATATTGATAAAAGAACAGGTTACAGAACAAGGACGATTCTTGCAGTTCCTCTTTTTGACAGAAAACAGAATATAATAGGTGTTTTTCAGGTAATAAATAAGCTAACAAACAGTGTATTTACAGAAGAGGATATTGAGCTTTTAAGACATATTTCCCTGTATGCATCATCAACTATTGAAAATGCCATCCTTTATGAAAAACTTAAAAAAGCCCATGAGGATGTTATATACAGGCTTTCCCATGCAACAAAATTTAAGGATCCTGAAACACAGAACCATATTATCAGGGTTGGACTTTACTGTGAGATACTTGCAAGAGAAGCTGGACTTGATGAAGAAGATGTTGAGCTTGTAAAGCTTGCAGCCCCCATGCACGATATAGGGAAGGTAGGTATACCTGACAGGGTGCTTCTCAAACCGGGAAAGCTAAACGATGAAGAATGGGAGATAATGAAGAAACATACGATATACGGCTATGAGATACTGAAAGGTGGAGACAGCAGACTTCTCCAGATAGCGGCTGATATAGCTATTGAGCATCATGAGAGATGGGATGGAACTGGATATCCTTTTGGAAAGAAGGGAGAGGAGATATCAATTTACGGGAGAATGACATCAATATCTGATGTGTTTGACGCTCTTACATCTGACAGGCCGTATAAAAAAGCATGGGATATGGACAGAACTGTAAGATTTTTTAAGGAACAGAAGGGGAAACATTTTGACCCATTTCTTACAGATATATTTTTAAAAAATATAGATCAGATGTTCAGTATAAAGAGGGAGCTTAGAGATGAGGATTAAAGCTGTTTTTGTTTTCATGATCTTTGCGATCACTTCTCTTTACGCTCAGGAGGCCGGTAAGATCGTTCAGTATGAAGGTGTTGTTAAGGTTCACAGGGAAGATAAAGTAAGACCTGTGAAGGTAGATCATCCTGATTTTCCTATTTTTGTCAGAGATATCGTAAGAACTAAAAGCAGGTCTCTTGCCTTTATCAGATTTATAGATGGTTCAAAGGTAGTGCTTACAGAAAAGTCATCCCTTATTGTTCAGGATCTTGATATGGTATCTGCTAATGAAGGGAGAGTTCTTTTTAAGATAGAGAAAAGGGGTAAGCTTAAAGGACTGAAAGTTAAGGCGAGATCTGTTGTTATTGGCGTTAAAGGAACAAAGTTCATCATAGATATGACAGATGACAGTATGAATATCTTTCTAAAAGAAGGTGTTATATCAGTCAGATCTTTAGTTGGAGAGTTTATAAGATACAGACAGAGAGAGATCTCCGAATTTGAGAGATTTAAAGAGGAGCAGATAGGTGGGTATGAAAAATACAAGAAGGAGATGGAAGAGGAGTTCAAAGAGTTTGTTAAAGAGTTTGAGATGAGAGGGGGGACGGCGGTCAGTATAAAAGATGGTGAGGTCAGGGATATAAAGATACCACCGTATATAGAAAAAGAGTTTGAGCTTTTAGACAGATTTTGATCATGTTTAAGATAAGATTTCTGATCTTATTTTTTGTATCAGTTTTATTTCTTTTTGTTTATTTCTCAAAACCTTCTTCTATTACAAAGTTTGTTTACAATCTGGAAGATATAAAGTTCTATATCAAAAGCGTTCTTGGTGCTGACCATAAACCTTTTGATGATCTCGTAGTTGTTGCGATTGATGAGAAAAGTATAAACAGGTTTGGGAGATGGCCATGGGACAGAAAGGTAACAGCTGATCTTATTAACAGATTAAAAGAGGCTAAGGTTGTTGGTCTGGATATAGTTTTTTCAGAAAAAAGTAATCCAGAAAGCGATAGAGCTCTATTTGACTCAATAGGAAAGAATGGAAATGTTATATCAGGTTTTTTCTTCAGGGATTACGCAACACAGACAGTAACTGAAGAGGTTATAGATTTTCTTGAGGACTGCTCTCTACCAAGGTACAGGGTACTTTCTGAGAGTG is a window of Persephonella marina EX-H1 DNA encoding:
- a CDS encoding nucleotide exchange factor GrpE; amino-acid sequence: MSEEKKEQEVQVKEEEKEEKIKKLEEEIENLRKKLEKTEEAAKKLSMLYQNLQKEFEDYKIRVRKEKEEAKEEGIVKIAKGFMEIVDNFEKALESAKTATDINALIKGVQMIHYQLVKFLKDHGIEKIETTGEFNPLEHEAVETVVSKEYKPNEIVKVIQTGYRYRGRVLRPAKVVVAIPPEEREEIT
- a CDS encoding NYN domain-containing protein → MYSDEKLRNLYKNQRVAVFLDIQNLYYSARDSFNRKVNFESVLDKVLNGRVLVRAIAYLVKLQGVDQKGFINTLKHIGYQVRVKEPKIFKRLDEYGNLWTTIKADWDMGIAMDAISLAEKIDVAVLASGDGDFADLVRYLHTKGVKVEIAAFKQTAAKELIEVADEFIDLTAFGEEVFL
- a CDS encoding YgaP-like transmembrane domain, which produces MMSKTAIRAQRFMMGTLLIIAMLLVNTGYDWGKYIVYFIIFMLYLSAFTGFCPSDAVFEKLFGKRRD
- a CDS encoding metallophosphoesterase family protein, which translates into the protein MRFLHLSDTHLGYNQYGLFERGKDFFDAFNEAVEIAIERDVDFVIHTGDFFHSSRPSNRVIVEAINILSRLKDRNIPFFTISGNHDRGSNVKDISPLNILQTSGLTVVDQRVVEHEGVFISGIKYVSKAGLRHLGGLKESINRLLDQTGNGFKILMLHQEFYPFFPESELYLSEEIPEGFDYVGIGHYHIAQEPTEINKAVIVQSGSTEFTAYHESEEKKEKGVYLVEVDREIKAEFIKLRSLRPFISVRLDEDSLDDLIRDLKEKVEKIASSSDKNAVVIFKGILRKSGVKDILKILEDYGLKAGSDQILHFNFNITREIQLQDESFILENEEKLISEELKKIIGDKDLYSSVKEVIDHLRSFESIDDAKKYLKENPDLLEL
- a CDS encoding aldo/keto reductase — its product is MEYRNLGRSGLKVSVISIGAMTFTEKGWRSAGTMSFSEIQRVVDYAIDHGVNLFDTADIYAFGESETLLGKALGNRKNDVIIATKVRGVMDENDPNRRGLSRYHIIRSLDESLKRLGRDYIDIYQLHWWDNHTPIEETLETLNDLVREGKVRYIGLSDFAGWQIARSVSIQEMRGWSRFISAQMYYSLLGRDIEFEVVPACQESGLGLMIWSALAGGFLTGKYSRDSGIPSDGRYARMERPFLRFDMEKGYFVVDELRKIAEKYNATVSQVALNWVKSKPFVSSIIIGVRSLDQLKDNLGSVEWDLSEEDIEYLDQITQPVRPYPQWFLDMFADL
- a CDS encoding HD-GYP domain-containing protein; translation: MERKLKILLDYSSKIANEKDLRNVLLFLTDLAKEIMEADRCSIFLYDDQKKTLWTIVAHGVDRIEIDADKGIAGYVFRTGEILNIPDAYKDPRFDRDIDKRTGYRTRTILAVPLFDRKQNIIGVFQVINKLTNSVFTEEDIELLRHISLYASSTIENAILYEKLKKAHEDVIYRLSHATKFKDPETQNHIIRVGLYCEILAREAGLDEEDVELVKLAAPMHDIGKVGIPDRVLLKPGKLNDEEWEIMKKHTIYGYEILKGGDSRLLQIAADIAIEHHERWDGTGYPFGKKGEEISIYGRMTSISDVFDALTSDRPYKKAWDMDRTVRFFKEQKGKHFDPFLTDIFLKNIDQMFSIKRELRDED
- a CDS encoding FecR family protein, producing the protein MRIKAVFVFMIFAITSLYAQEAGKIVQYEGVVKVHREDKVRPVKVDHPDFPIFVRDIVRTKSRSLAFIRFIDGSKVVLTEKSSLIVQDLDMVSANEGRVLFKIEKRGKLKGLKVKARSVVIGVKGTKFIIDMTDDSMNIFLKEGVISVRSLVGEFIRYRQREISEFERFKEEQIGGYEKYKKEMEEEFKEFVKEFEMRGGTAVSIKDGEVRDIKIPPYIEKEFELLDRF